In Drosophila subpulchrella strain 33 F10 #4 breed RU33 chromosome 4, RU_Dsub_v1.1 Primary Assembly, whole genome shotgun sequence, the genomic stretch CATCAATGGAACAGTCATTAAAGTTTTCGTAACGACATTCATCAAAATCTAAAACGATGAAAAtgataacattttaaaagaattaaccttaagtatttaaaattaaaaccttTAAATTCTAGTAAGTGTAGACTGTTTTTTGAAGTGTAAAATCCAGTGCCTCCAATACTGAAGTTGCTTTGCCGTAAATACTTTTGAAATACGGAATTAAGTTGTTCCTCATCGCTATTTTCTGATAactgtgtatatatattattatttttttatttttttcatttaatagTATTTAAATGCTCACCTGTAGCAAGAATGTAACCGTTAACTTATCTTTTTCTTCGGCAAAAACATTTCGTAATTGCACACCATGAAAAATATCTCTATAATCAGATTGCATAACCATGCGATCAGCGGCTtctaataaaattttatttatatatggAGTTTCGGTTTTCAAattactttttataatatcgCGAGGCTTGAAAGAGTTGTTTCCCGCCCAGTTGGCTTGAAACTTCATTTCGTATGTATAAGTagctaaaataaatataaagaaatgtcAGTCATAGAAAAGCAATAAAACAGTTATACATACGTTTGCAAGGTCGGTCGGGAAACATGCGTCCAAAACTTGGTCGACATTCACAAAGACTCGAGGATTCGGTATTGTTAGCATAAGTAACGCATAATTCATTTTTGTTCAATCTGCACGGCGGATGGCAACCATTAGAAGAATTGTTTTTCTTCATATAATTTGTCGTTGAAAAAGaatcagcaacaacagcacCCAGAAGCATACTATTTATGTCACTGGGAGCATACCCATGCTCATCTCGGGTAGAACCTAAGCTCGATTTGTTTGAAAGCCTAACACTGTTCACAGTAAGAGATGGCTTCGCTAGATAGTCTGAAGTCTTTAAACTTTTAGACATTTCACTTAAATTTGCAACACTACTTCTGTTCATTCCTTGTGGCTGCTTGCTTATCCTTGAGGATGTAAGTACTTTGTCTAAACTGATCGAAATCGGTTTCTTCATATAGTTTTTCGATGAGTAAGCAATTGAGTGATTACTAGATATGTATTTTTTTGCatctaaactttttttgattACAGATAAGTTTCTTATATTGACAGTTTTCGTTTTAGTGGGTTTCAATATGTTTAAATATTCGGTTGTTTTCCTTGTATGCGTAGATATAGAAGGCAAGGGACTTGTTGTTTTCGGATTTTCTACTATTACTGACATTGTATCCCATTCCAATGTTCTTTTTGAAACTGAAGTAATTTCATCCTGCAACATTTCAGATGGTTCAAGCATTTTGATATCGTGCCtaagtttttttaataaattatttttgcaaCCTTTAGTGTGGCATTTTATGCCTAAAGTCGAATCTCGCCAGTTTTGACTAGAGTCAGAATGCGGCTCTcgtattaatattaatgaaaatGTGTCTGCATTAGAAACTGGTAttactgaactgtattggagACTGTTCAGGGGTATTACGAAAGATGGTTTGAACTGGAGGTCGTCGTTTGACGTGAGCATAAAAGAATTTGAATCCTTAGATATTTTTGATTTCAGTTGAGAACGTTCGTTAGCGACAAATAAGTGACTTGTGTTAGACGTGTTTGTTTTCAAAACAAATTTGGAATTTACAGAGTCAATTGAATACTCTGTTAAGGGTTCGACACGAAAATGTTCAGCTGTTGTCAGAAGCACCTTACTTATATTGCCGGTCTgaatacttttttttgaaGACATCAACGAACTTGTAATTGTTTGTACGCTCTTAGGCATTGTGacacttaaatatttaatcattGATGCCCATTTATTTGATGCAGTGTTAATGTTAAGATCGCGTTTTTTAGTAGTATTAagctttaaaaaatgcaatgATTCGTTTGAGTTTTCTGTCTTTTGGTCTTGCTCagtaaatttttttatcttttcTTTTGGAATGCCATAAACATGTCTTATTGGTTTACCATTTGAATTATCTGAATAATTCAGtttagaattaaattgagAAAAATATTCATTTCTGTATATTGAAGTATACTTGCTTAATCCGCTTTGTCTTTTAGCATCCTTAAACGAAACCGAATGCTGAGCATTCTCATAGTTGGTTAATATATTGTTTCGTACTTTAAATTTAGTATCAGTCTCATCGGGCTTTAGGTCTTCATGTTGAACAGGAAAAACTCTCTTACGGTTAGTCGTTAGCTGGACTTCAACCTTATCGTCGCTAAGAGGTATTTTAACATGTGACATTAAAAAACTATCAATATGCCCTCTTACGGTTGTTGCGTACGGAATATTCTCTGAGTCTCTTTTAAAAGTTAGAGGGCGAGCATGCATATTAACTGTATGGCTAATGACGtcatttttaaagttaacTTGGTGAATGACAGAAAATGTAGATACACCTAACGGCTTTCTGTAAGACAAAGTAGGTTTTAAAGAGTCTAAAGAACAATCATGACTTAAAGAATAGTCAAAGGTATTTGACAAAGCTAAATAACTTTTAGTAGCTGGCCGAATTTCACCAAAAATTTGTGGTACTCGAAAAACATCTAAAATTTGATTGTTGTAAAATTCAGTATTTAAGCTAATTGGTGACTGAGAAGAATAATGATCATGAATCGGATTGTTTTGTAACATTGTAATAGGTGAAAACCTAATTTTACCAGGTGTTCTTGTTCTCCCCAATTGAGACTGGAAAGTTGATGGATACTGTAGTAGAACTTGTCGATTTACAGGTAGTGGTGGAGGCTTTAATAAACTGGCGTACTCTATCATAAATTCATTTCTATTCGAAAGGGAATTTTGTAACATCGTTGAATAAATCGTTGGAATACTGGGGTAAAACGAATTTATCGAATTTAAATGACGATACGTTATGGTAGTTCTATTGCCGGCTAACAATGTTTGTGAAACTgtttcatcaatatttggcCTTCCAAATATAACATTGGCGCTGGCCGTTATAAGCTCGCCGGGTCTTATGGGAATACCGGTATTGATGAACGCGTTCTTATGCACCATagatatttctttatttcccAAGGAAGTCGAATGTTTTGTTAGATTATGTTTTATACACTTATTTAGTACATCCATCTTTGGTGGATATATATGTAATgtgttaatttttaattttccgaGTAAATCAGCCGTTGTTGGTTTTGCATTTGTTGTGTTTAAGGGTTTGCCTTTTACATTTTGCTCTAAAGGTATATAAATAGGTTCTTTTATTGTTGCTAATGTTGTGTGGCTTTGAGCtgaatttgtttttgatttttctttattaaatttttgtgTATGAAGTTGCGCCTTATGTGTATTAGttagttgtttttttattaagtgTGCTACGACATTCAGCATTGGGCGGAATCGCTCCAAATTTAAGTGTTCAGTAATGATGGCCTGTGAAGATACTAATGAACTGTACTGTGAAGgctttaatttattattattttttgtgaaCACTTCACTATTTTCAGATTCCGATAATATTAATTCTGTAATGTTTTTCTTATAAATTTTCTGGTTGAGGTTTAATTTTTCTGATGTGTTTATGTTATTTTCAGAAAAGTCTGGTAGCTTTGAACTAAAAGTTGGTTTTCTCTCATTAGATATGGATGTAGCATTAACGAAACTCATTTCTGAGTTCAAGTATTCTTTCGACTTCTTCATAGTGGAAATATAATTCAAGTTTGGTTTTTTGATTATATTCACGGCAGTTACTTGAATAGTTTCACCTGCCCCCAATGTGGCCATTGTAACAATAGTTTGACGTTGGTTTTTTCTCATTTTAAGCATAAGTTCGGATTTAATCGAAATTAAAAGATCTGAGTTTAACAGAGAGTTACCCACAGTATTAGTagcaatattttttataacgtGAGTGTGGTCACTTTCACATACTCTCATTGTCAAAGAAACATATGATGCTGTTCTAGTTAAACTACTATTGAACGTAGCTGTACAAATTGTACGTGTTTCTAATAAGGTCTTGGTTGAGTATATCATCAGGTAGTCAGATTGTTCCATGTTAATTACCGAAGCtgataaattaatttttttgtccgaaaTTGAAAAGTAATCAGGTCCTTTCGGATTATTATGAGTTGAAACCGTTGCTGGAAGGGACTCTGTAATAACGACTTGGGTGAGATTATTTTTACTTGTGCCATATGTTGGTGTTTGGTATTTGTCGTAGACAGTTTTAGTAAGCAATATTTGACTGAAGTAGGTATTTGTGTTAGGCGAAAGGTCCTCTGATGAACTTATAAAGGTCAAGAAATGTGCAGGTCTCGTGATTGTATttgtaatattatattttgaaGCTACTACCATTAGAGTTGATTCTGGTTGGCCTCTATGTACCGTGTTAAAATAATGATATCTTGTTGGGAACATTCCAACCACTAACTCTGGGGTCTGAACATTAAAAGAAACAATATGTTTTATGACGTGAAATGTTAAATTTGACTTGACGCTTACCCTTGTGAAAGTGACGTCTATAATCATCGGGTTACTTGCATGCAAACACTTTCGGTCTTGCGTAATAGTGTTTGATATAACCATTTTTTCTCTTACCACATTCGAGCTGCCATTTTCCACATATGTTGTGAAATAAGTGCAAGTGGtaagaaaaatgtttgtaataaaagaattaTCAGGAATTAAAAGTGTGTCCTACAGAATGAATAACCGCGATTTTTAAATTGgctaatattttgtaaataaatcATACCTGTTTATTTGAAGGCAATGTTAAAATCAtctgattttttaaagtactTGGAGCCAGAGTCGAGGGTTTGTCATAATGTTGTTTTATTAATCGACTGACATTATTTGTACACTTTTGGGTATCTGCCACGACCTTTTCCATGGGCTTTCCCTTTTCACTGGCAATTATTAGTTCTACTCCATTTGACATAACGTGAGTGGCAAGATTATACCTTGCTTCTTCCAATGTTTTCTCCGACACAGAGCCGTAAAGAACTTCATTTTCATGGTCCTGTACGTACCTCGTACTAATTCTTCCCGTCCTGTTATGTGCTTGGAAGCGAGAAACATATCTTCCATTGTGTTCTATAGTGATTCCAAAAgacaatttatatatttaatttatataagcGTTGTCAGCTAAATACAAATCTGAGGAGACAAAGGAAAGGGAAACGCGTAAAGCAGACAGTGctgggtgttttttttttacaaatatctTTAATCGAATCTATTAGTACAGTCGTAAAGTTGTTGTTTACAGAAATAGGGAGATGGTAGCAATCGAAaattttgtacatttttttccTATCTCGCTGATAGTCGCAGCCTCAACAACTAAAAAGTTTTTCTTagtttgtaataaaaatggtCCTCCGGTTCTGCATTTTAAATAGACGCAAATAAAAGTTTACACTTATTAGATATTTATATAATCGATTCGCACGGGTATATATGCATATAACTATAATTAATAGACTTGATATTAAAAAGTTGCACTTATTAGATATTTAATTAATCAATTCGCTATTCAATTAATAGCCTTGATATTAATACTCACAAATTTTCAGGAAACTTCAATTTTATTGTAAAGGTTTTCGGTTAAAGGCCCTATTTTGTTTTGTCAGAAGTAATGCAAAATAGCAAAAACTTCGTTAAACCCGATCGGCAGAACAACTATTTTGACCAGTACTGCATTCGGGTGGTTTTGGAACTCTCCACATCAGCGTTTAGTCCGTACTGAGGCGCTGCTTCCTCAGCACCGACCCAAAGGACTGCCGCCCTTCACCCAGAAAACCCTATCTTCCATTGTCGGATCCATTTGACAATGgcataaattacattttttcctTGATAATGCTGAATCGATGCATGATGCAACATTTATTGTTGTCGACGGGGAAAGGTTTGAGTGTCAGATCCTGCCAAAACTGtagtaaattttaaattgatagTTTTGAAACACAGAAGATATTGAAGGtacataataaataaatttcaaaaccTCAAAATATAGTCAATTTCTTTTTATTGATCATATCTATGTACATTTTTATAAGGTATTAGTAAGAGGataactaaataaaattaaatttatacatatatacatttaaTTCAGTTAAATATTGGTATATGCGATTCTTttattaaaacaaacaaataacagTTACTCATATTTACTAGAAAACCAGTACATGTAGGAAAATATCAGATGcaatgatatatatatataatatgctCATTATATGGTATATTTTAAGTTTGCTGAACGTCACCAGAAACCGAATACAATATTCACGAAATACAAGTTGCTTATTAAATTCCAGCAGTCTAAACTTcgtttattttaaacataacaaataaaaacctttccagaaatatttgttttctaGGATTGAActggattatttttaatcagTGCCTTTTTTACAAATCGATggataatttaaaaaataacagtTTAAAGTATGTTTTTATTATGTATtggtaaaatattaaaatttgttttttttttaatcttaaCTTTTAACTCTTGGTATgatataataatgtataatttCTGTGGGCGTAAATGTTAATTTCGATGTGATAGTTAGAACAATGTGAATCGTGAATCGTTAATACAAACTTCATTGCTATTTCTTATACTCTAACAAAAATGCACCTTGTTCAGATTGGGGTTGGCCCGTTGAAtttggaaaatttaaaattaatttcaagaATAAAAGACATATGTAAATTTTAGATTAGATGATGCAAAGATAATGCTTTATTTTTGATTCAGAAACAGAAATgtgttatatttgtttgtaAAAAATTTGGGTAATGTAGAAGACTCcttttgataaatattttatcctTGACTAGTAATCGGACATCTTCCAAAGAGGGACAGGACTATGTGTGAActatggttttgttttttagtCGATAACTAAAGTTGGAAATAGAATAACAAGGtaagataaattttaaagtgAGATTTTCACTGAATTGGTCGTTGTCGACAATCGTATGGATTGTCTACTTGATTTAGCGTACCAAAGATCGACATCACCAACAATGCTTTCTAATGATGCAGTTCGATCGCTCAATTCATTAAGCCCAACTTCCGTTGTCAAAAAGCCGTTTTGAGCTTTTAAAACTTTAGTTTCATTTGAGCTCTGTGTGGTGTGAGAAAAAGAATTCATGGAATCGGTTGGTTGAATTTCTATAAATGCGTGCCTCTTTTGCAACGAAACTGAGTGATCATATTCGCTTCCTACAGTTGACAATACCGTACTAAATTCGCCGGGCCGTCGGCCGGATACATATAGTGTTACTACACTTGGATCTGGATGTTGCACTGCTATTTGACTTTGTTTATTACGCTTGTGTCCACTGTTTCCTTTTCGTGATTTCTTTCGGTGGTTTTTTGTAAACTGCGACTCGTTGCTGACTGACTCAATATCCGCATCGGTCCCAGCATTATCGATTACATCCGTTTTTAGTAATGACCGTGACAAATCGTCCAAGTCCTGCAAATTTTCACCTAAAAATATTGGTGGGGGTAAAGTGTTCGATATAGCTTGAGCCAGCGACAAAGACTCCTGCTGTTGCTGAATAAGTAACTGTTGCAACAATAAATTGTTTACATGTGCAGCTGGTCCAACAGACTGTATATTCTGAACAGATGGTGTGGCAACTATGGTGTCTACACTATATTCTGTAGCTGTTATAGTTTGTGCAGTAGTATCATATACAGTAGTTAAAATCTTTTTACCCTGAAAGGTCACCGGAAGTATAGTAGATTTCCCATCAAATATTGTAGTTACATATGTGGAAGTGTGGGTACGATATTCTGTGATAGGTTCAGTGGGTGCAACAACTGGTGCGGCATTTGGATTTCCGACAGCACCTATTATTGGATGAGCGGGTAAGTTCAAATTTCCCAAAAGTAACTGGGATAGTAATATGTTAGCAAGCGGTGCATTATCAGAAATTTGAGGCTGAATTGTAGTTACTAGATACTCTACAGAATATGCTGTGGATGGAATAATATGTGAAAAGGACGTCTTCCTACCGCGTATTGTAGTTGGTGTAAATATTACAGAACTAGTGACAGACTcatgcaacaaatattttgtatgttCTGTGGCACCAGCAATATTTATACTAGAGGTTTCCCGATTCAGGTATAATGAACTCAATCCGTTGGTCCCTAATACTTTCACATACTCATTTGGACCCAACAGTTCGGTGCTCGTTTTGGCAGTGACAATGTTTTTGTACTCAGTTACATGACCGCTAACTACAGGTATAGTAACCTCAGATGGTAGAAAATGAGTAACTGTTATAGTTTGAACTTCATGTTCTATAGATGGCGAGTCAGAGGGGTATTCAATTCGATTACGACCCCGACCCCTTCCTCTATTCAATGTGTTAGAGTTCGAATTTCGGGAACGGGGCGTACTTGGTAATCGTCCGTGGTCTAcattatttttgttgttatAGCTAGCATAGCTCTTTAGCCTGCGGGTGCTTGAATTTCCTGTGTTTGGTCCAACAGGTCGCCTTACTGAGGCGTTAGCAGTTGTTTGTTGACGTCGAAAGTTATTAGAACTTGAACGGGTAGTGCCTTTTAGTGTAGCATCTTTTTCTCTTAACGTAAATTGAGGGCGTTTTGTTGTCGGCCTAGTCGGTCGAATTGTTCTTAGATTAGTCGCTGTTGTTAAGTCCATCATTGTTGTCTGCGCGTGGAGGTTATGCCCCTGTGGAGAATGAAATCTTGATCCGAATCTAGAAGATGATTTATCCCTCGGGGAGGATGTGGACTCTGCACGATCGTCAGAGCCCATAAGCTTTGATTCTTCTTTGGTAAATGTCGCTGTTTGGTTTTGACGACGGAATCGAAATCTGTTTCTTTTTACAGTATCTGCTTGCCGACGAACTCTCCTTCCAGATTTAGCGCGCGATAAATTGCGAAAAGAGCGCTTACTACGGTCAACCTTTTCCTGAAGCTCATATTCTTCAGCGTTGCTTGCATCATCTTCTTCAAACTCAGAATCATCTGTAGAAACATTATCATTTGTTTTCACGTCCTTAAGACTTTCATCCTTCTGCTGATTTTGGAATAGTCCTCGCGGAGGAAAAAGTGTATTTTGCGGTCTTGTTCTTGGCTGAAGACCAATAGGCCTCTGAAAGCTTCGAGGCCGAGGATTGGCCGTCGTTGTTGTTGAGCTGCTTGTTGTTGTAGAAATTTTTGAACGGACCGATAATGGGTTTCGTCTGAGCGAAACTCCTGCGGAACTGGAAGTTGGACGGGTAACTGGCGTAAAGCCACTGGGTCCATTTATAGGCCGACGAAATCTCAGTAGAGGGTTGCTATTGCGTTTAACGTTTTCTTCCTCATCAGCATCTTCATCTGTTGAATTCTCTTCTTCAACACTACTTTCGGAGCTTAGCTCCTTGGCCAATGTCACGGACTGCGAAAGCCTATCGCTTACCACTAACCCTGAGTTAGTTGGCTTTATGCGTAATCTAGAGTTGGATATTGCAGAAACACGAAAGCCGGGAACATTTGATGAACGATAagaaacatttatattttgtctCCTGGAACTAACGACTGGGCGTGAAGATGAAGCAAACCGATTTTTCGAAGGTAAAAAGGCAAGATTAGACTGGAGAGTACTATCCGCTTCGATTAAACTTGTCAATGACTTAGTTGGTCGCCCAAACAGGCGCCTTGATGGCTGCCCTTGGAATAAACTAGACTCGTTGGGATTAATTGGTACATTGGAAATTATACCCCTTCGCGACGAGCTATATCTACCGGCTGATTTTaaagcaggtgttgctgttaTAGTGGGTGTGATATCCGATCTTGTTATTATTGTCGCGCTACTTGGGGCTAAAGTTTTCTGTTTTGGTGCGAACGTAGGTCTGTTTCGTGAGGCAAACGGCCGTATTACAGGTGCGAATGCCCGCTTCGTACTTTGTGGTGAATAATTTGACAACCCTTCACTAGTTAGCTCTGAATCTGAAATAGTATGTTCATCACTTACAGATCTGGTAGTTTTTGTTAGCTCAATAGAATTGGCTTGTGCCGTATTTGAGATTTTAACAGTTGTTGGAAGCAAAATATCGTCAGACTGAGGCTTTTCAAAGAAAAAACTTGATGTACTTTCTATTATTTGTGCATATCGATTGTCTATGACAGTTCCAATAACTTTTGATTGGTATAAGGTTGTAGTACTATTTTGGATACGCTTTCCTTCAATGAGCCTTACTAAACCCgttttatacaattttagGCTGGATAAGCTATCATCAAGTGAGTTAGTTGACAGCTTGGCTAAAATTGACTTTTTGGATTCGTCAATTTGTAACCGCGATGTGCTACTGGTTACCAAAATATCATGTCCCTCACTGTTCATTGAAGTTAAAATTTCCGTTGTAAAATACAAAGTGCTGACTTCATCTGCAtcaattatttgtttataatcgTACAAAACAGCATCCGGTGCACCAGTTATAATCTGTTGATCTATTGAAGTAACAGGCTGACTAGGTTTAAGTTCTATTGCCGAAGTGCCTGACAATGAAATAGAATCCTCATTGGATGTCACTAAATTTGTAACAGTTTCGAATCTTGAATCGATAATTGTCTTATTAACATCATATGATGTGGTATAATAGGTATAAGTAGTGTAATATGTGGTAATGTCAGAATGAAGGCTTTGATCAGTTAACGTGGAAATAATGGTATTTTCATAATTGGATTTCGAATGAATATTCGTATCGCCATCCAACCGACCTGAATTTTCATCAGTTGTCCGTGAATCATCAACAGCTAATACTGTGACGTTAGTTGGTTCTATCACATTGGATATCGTTTCCTCTCTGCTTAATGTTGTAATCTCACCATCCTTTGCTAACTTCGTCCAATATGTAAATGTTGTGTAGTAAGTAATAGGAAATGAAGAATCCTCTAAATTTACTATTTTTGTAGGTTGCAAAGTTTCAGTACCCACGTTGGTTACAGTTTCAAGACGACTGATAACATTTGTGTCATCACCTACGTACATTGTCGTATAAAAGGTAAATGTTGTAAAACTAGTTTGGAGAAGAAACGTTGCTGATGGTATAATCTCCTCCGTATTACTTTCTGAGCTTACTTGGTCGTCCAGGGgactttttttaataaaaggtTTTGTATTGTCCATGTTGCTTGAGTTGCTCGAATTTACACCTATTTCAAATGTCATAAGTTTTTCGTTTGTCTGCTTCGTGTCGTCTGCTTCGAGTGCTGAGATATTTAGCTTAGTTGTTTTCTGATCGCTTTCCATAATATAATTGGTTTGAAAGTTCGACATTTGTTCAGTTATATAATTTGTGACTACCTCGGTTCGAGTTTGTATTTCAGTATCATTATCTGTGAAAATCGATGTATAATATGTATATGTTGTGAACAATGTTTTACTATATTTTAAATCGTCGAGATAGGTAGTTAATAACTGATtggtattttctttttcagcggtatttactttactttccTGGATTAATAGACTAGCAATCTCGACAGGGATAGTAAACTTGGGTAATAAAGGTGAATCTTTTTGGTCAGCTAGCCGCATTGTGTTTTCAGAAATCTGGTTTTCGGCAATATTATCCAAAGTGTTTGACTTAAAATCAACATTAGACGGAAGTGTTGAAGAAGCAATATTTGTAATGATTTCTGTGTGGCTAGATATGGTAGTGCGAGATCCTTCAAAGAATGTTGTCAAATATGTGTAAGTAGTATACAGCGTTTTATATAATAGATCCACATCATCAGTAGCACTATCGTAGTCGTCATCTTCATTTTCATAATCATTTTCTGTCGTCACATCATAATCTTCCGAATCTCGAACTGTAGTTTCGTCTATATCATCTATTAACTCAGTAGACATTAAATTTCCATGTTGCTCTTTAACAGTCTCTTGGGACGTATTACCATCATTCAGTACTGTCGATTGGGAAGCTTGTATGCAATAGTATTTAGTAGTTTCTACAATGTTATAAGCAAAAAGAGGATTGGCATTAATAACACTACTATCATCGCCATCAGTCGGTGTCTTAAGCATCTGAGTAAGAAATACTTGTGAAGTTGTTTGATTGCATAATTCTTCAAAATTATTCTCGTTCTCATTACTTGCCCCAACAACTTGTTTATCACCAAAGCTGTCGCTATTAACGTCAGTAACAGTTTGATAGGTCAAGCTATCAtgcatttcatttcttttagATATTTCAGTTTTTTCTTGGTCAGCAGAATTTAATTTGGAGCTCGAAGAATTGGTTAGCTCAACAAAACTTGTGAAAGGATCGTCATCAATAAATACAGTTGTAGCGCCTTCCTGTTTTTGAATATTTGGTTCAATGTGATTTGTTGAATTTTGCGAACAATCATTAGTATAACAGAGTGAAGATTGAAGATTCTTAACTTCATTTGAAATCAATAGAACCCCTTCATCAGATAAAACTGAACTATTTTCTACCGCCTcagaaaatatattgttaaagTTCGATGTTGACAGAATAGTTGACTCTGGAGTTAATACGATATTTGAGTGACTCTCTTCCTCACTTGAACTTGCAAAAATATCTGTCCCAAGACTTGACATTGTGGAATAGATTTCGGTGTTGTTAAAGATTGTGACCGGTTCTAAAGTACTCGGTGATATTTCGAAAGTTTGGCTGTTGTAGTCGTGCATTGACAAAGGTTGTAAAGTGGGCTTGCCTTTGATCGATGTAACGTGTCCAAAATGTTGAGTGCTCTGTATGGTACTGGGAGAAAAAACAATGACACTATCGCCAACAATAGTGGTAAACTCTGCAAATCCGTAATATGTTACTGAAGATAAGACTTGCTTATAGGGAGATTTTCTAGTATGCTCTTGTTCTTCAACATTTTGTTCAGTACGTGATTTCTGTTCATATTTTCGTTCTTCCCTTGGAACATATAAGCCAGGGACTGTCTGATTTGACGCAGAAAATTCACCAAAGTGACTTTTAATTGTATACGTTTCCAAATATTCAATCGATGACACCTTATCATCaactaatttattaattttttcttttctttttgtgTCAAAGTTGGAAGCATTAGTGTTGACTACAGGTTCCAGAGATCCTAACAGTTTATCCTGATGATCAGGATTTCTTAGTTCTCTTACTTTTGTACTTTGTTGGATTACATAATCCGTGTTTCCCACAAATTCTCCACG encodes the following:
- the LOC119558188 gene encoding uncharacterized protein LOC119558188 isoform X2 encodes the protein MLQPREANRISDCSLKKISSLPCRINMIYFKYRNQNWSLALLTALILTIVHIDASQAINQPFLVSPTPTLPAIAADGENLQDLDDLSRSLLKTDVIDNAGTDADIESVSNESQFTKNHRKKSRKGNSGHKRNKQSQIAVQHPDPSVVTLYVSGRRPGEFSTVLSTVGSEYDHSVSLQKRHAFIEIQPTDSMNSFSHTTQSSNETKVLKAQNGFLTTEVGLNELSDRTASLESIVGDVDLWYAKSSRQSIRLSTTTNSVKISL